One region of Streptomyces subrutilus genomic DNA includes:
- a CDS encoding siderophore-interacting protein yields the protein MTVTASDVPAALHFRFFALDVLRTRRLGHSFLRVTFGGESLADFRSGGFDQSLSLFLPPPGREHTVLPSTDADTWFAAWRGMPDEERPVMRSYTVREQRRTDGGVDEVDIDFVLHGDASPASHWAGRAVTGRRILAIGPAVAENKSVRFQPPAGADAVWMYADETALPAAAAILERLPAGTRVRAWFEVPHEDDRLTLSTPAGADIAWIVREDDGRERTEQVLSVLRAAGPLAAEAPYVWLAGEAGTVRATRRHFVQERSVDRRSVRFTGYWRLGASEEQLLAEAYAGQAPSEDSASEL from the coding sequence ATGACCGTCACCGCGTCCGACGTCCCGGCCGCCCTGCACTTCCGGTTCTTCGCACTGGACGTGCTGCGCACGCGCCGGCTCGGCCACTCCTTCCTGCGGGTGACGTTCGGCGGTGAGTCCCTCGCGGACTTCCGCTCGGGCGGCTTCGACCAGAGCCTGTCGCTCTTCCTGCCGCCGCCCGGACGGGAGCACACCGTCCTCCCGTCCACGGACGCGGACACCTGGTTCGCCGCCTGGCGCGGGATGCCCGACGAGGAGCGGCCGGTGATGCGCTCCTACACGGTGCGCGAACAGCGCCGTACGGACGGGGGCGTGGACGAGGTCGACATCGACTTCGTCCTGCACGGGGACGCGAGCCCCGCCTCCCACTGGGCGGGCCGGGCGGTGACCGGCCGCCGGATCCTGGCGATCGGCCCCGCCGTCGCCGAGAACAAGTCGGTACGGTTCCAGCCGCCGGCCGGGGCCGACGCGGTCTGGATGTACGCGGACGAGACCGCCCTGCCGGCCGCCGCCGCGATCCTGGAGCGGCTGCCGGCCGGGACCCGGGTCCGGGCCTGGTTCGAGGTCCCGCACGAGGACGACCGGCTCACGCTGTCGACGCCCGCCGGGGCGGACATCGCCTGGATCGTCCGCGAGGACGACGGCCGGGAGCGCACGGAGCAGGTGCTGAGCGTGTTGCGCGCGGCCGGGCCGCTCGCCGCCGAAGCCCCGTACGTGTGGCTGGCGGGGGAGGCCGGCACGGTGCGCGCCACGCGCCGCCACTTCGTGCAGGAACGATCCGTCGACCGCCGCTCGGTGCGTTTCACCGGCTACTGGCGGCTCGGCGCGAGCGAGGAGCAGCTCCTCGCCGAGGCGTACGCGGGCCAGGCCCCGAGCGAGGATTCCGCGTCCGAGCTCTAG
- a CDS encoding pyridoxal phosphate-dependent decarboxylase family protein: protein MRSHLLNETTADLYRRSVTEGVARVAAKLATTERPHTGISVDELAPVINGIDLDRPLGDAAAVLDELEDVYLRDAVYFHHPRYLGHLNCPVVIPAVLGEAVLAAVNSSLDTWDQSIGGTLIERRLVDWTAQRIGLGPAADGIFTSGGSQSNFHALLLARDEACRIVMKKELDAGRQLTKGELLPKLRIFTSEASHFSVKKSAAMLGLGYEAVIAVPVDRNRRMDTSVLALELEECAAEGLFPMAVVATAGTTDFGSIDPLPEIARLADEHSSWMHVDAAYGCGLLASPTRRHLLDGIERADSVTVDYHKSFFQPVSSSAMLVRDRDTLKHATYHADYLNPRRMAEERIPNQVDKSIQTTRRFDALKLWMTLRVMGADGVGSLFDEVIDLAAAGWDIIDADPRFEVVVKPQLSTLVFRYVPEGDVPAELVDEANLHARKALFASGEAVVAGTKVDGDQYLKFTLLNPQTTTADIRAVLDLLAAHAAQFLGESLAVHR, encoded by the coding sequence ATGCGCTCGCATCTGCTGAACGAGACGACCGCGGACCTCTACCGGCGCTCCGTCACCGAGGGCGTCGCACGCGTCGCCGCCAAACTCGCGACCACCGAGCGGCCCCACACCGGTATATCCGTCGACGAACTCGCCCCGGTCATCAACGGGATCGACCTGGACCGGCCGCTCGGAGACGCGGCAGCCGTCCTGGACGAGCTGGAGGACGTCTACCTGCGCGACGCGGTGTACTTCCACCACCCGCGCTACCTCGGCCACCTCAACTGCCCGGTCGTCATCCCGGCGGTGCTCGGCGAGGCGGTCCTCGCGGCCGTCAACTCCTCCCTCGACACCTGGGACCAGTCCATCGGCGGCACGCTCATCGAGCGCCGCCTCGTCGACTGGACCGCGCAGCGCATCGGCCTCGGCCCCGCCGCGGACGGCATCTTCACCTCCGGCGGCAGCCAGTCCAACTTCCACGCGCTGCTGCTCGCCCGCGACGAGGCCTGCCGCATCGTCATGAAGAAGGAGCTGGACGCGGGCCGCCAGCTCACCAAGGGCGAACTCCTCCCGAAGCTGCGCATCTTCACCTCCGAGGCCAGCCACTTCAGCGTGAAGAAGTCGGCCGCCATGCTCGGACTCGGCTACGAGGCCGTCATCGCCGTCCCGGTCGACCGCAACCGCCGCATGGACACCTCGGTGCTCGCCCTGGAGCTCGAGGAGTGCGCCGCCGAGGGCCTGTTCCCGATGGCCGTGGTCGCCACCGCCGGCACCACCGACTTCGGGTCCATCGACCCGCTCCCCGAGATCGCCCGCCTCGCCGACGAGCACTCCTCGTGGATGCACGTGGACGCCGCCTACGGCTGCGGACTGCTGGCCTCCCCCACCCGCCGGCACCTCCTCGACGGCATCGAGCGCGCCGACTCGGTCACCGTCGACTACCACAAGTCGTTCTTCCAGCCCGTCAGTTCCAGCGCCATGCTGGTCCGCGACCGCGACACCCTCAAGCACGCCACGTACCACGCGGACTACCTCAACCCGCGCCGCATGGCCGAGGAGCGCATCCCCAACCAGGTCGACAAGTCCATCCAGACCACGCGCCGCTTCGACGCGCTCAAGCTCTGGATGACCCTGCGCGTCATGGGCGCCGACGGTGTCGGCTCCCTGTTCGACGAGGTCATCGACCTGGCCGCCGCGGGCTGGGACATCATCGACGCCGACCCACGCTTCGAGGTCGTCGTCAAGCCCCAGCTCTCCACCCTGGTCTTCCGCTACGTCCCCGAGGGCGACGTTCCCGCAGAACTCGTGGACGAGGCCAACCTGCACGCCCGCAAGGCCCTGTTCGCCTCGGGCGAGGCCGTCGTGGCCGGAACCAAGGTGGACGGGGACCAGTACCTGAAGTTCACCCTCCTCAACCCGCAGACCACGACGGCCGACATCAGGGCCGTACTCGACCTTCTTGCCGCACACGCCGCGCAGTTCCTGGGAGAATCCCTTGCCGTCCACCGTTAA
- a CDS encoding lysine N(6)-hydroxylase/L-ornithine N(5)-oxygenase family protein, producing MPSTVKPHDFIGIGLGPFNLGLACLTAPIDELDGLFIESKPHFEWHAGMFLDGAHLQTPFMSDLVTLADPTSPFSFLNYLKDQDRLYSFYIRENFYPLRAEYNDYCRWAADRLDNVLYSTSVTEVGYDEQAGLYEVRTDKGETHLARRLVLGTGTPPFVPEACAGLGGDFLHNSAYMRHKAELQKKKSITLVGSGQSAAEIYYDLLAEIDVHGYQLNWVTRSPRFFPLEYTKLTLEMTSPEYVDYFHALPEDTRYRLETQQKNLFKGIDGDLINAIFDLLYQKKITMPGQVPTTLLTNTSLNSAAYDTTTGTYTLGLRQEEQERDFTLASEGLVLATGYKYRVPEFLAPVRDRLNFDGRGRLDAARNYSVDTTGRGVYLQNGTTHNHSLTSPDLGMAAYRNAYIVSELLGREYYKVEKSIAFQQFAAPEGMHA from the coding sequence TTGCCGTCCACCGTTAAGCCCCACGACTTCATCGGCATCGGCCTCGGTCCCTTCAACCTGGGACTCGCCTGCCTGACCGCCCCGATCGACGAGCTCGACGGCCTGTTCATCGAGTCGAAGCCGCACTTCGAGTGGCACGCCGGCATGTTCCTGGACGGCGCGCACCTGCAGACGCCGTTCATGTCGGACCTGGTGACCCTCGCCGACCCGACCTCGCCCTTCTCCTTCCTGAACTACCTGAAGGACCAGGACCGGCTGTACTCCTTCTACATCCGGGAGAACTTCTACCCGCTGCGGGCCGAGTACAACGACTACTGCCGCTGGGCAGCCGACCGGCTCGACAACGTCCTGTACTCCACCTCCGTCACCGAGGTCGGCTACGACGAGCAGGCCGGCCTCTACGAGGTCCGCACCGACAAGGGCGAGACCCACCTGGCCCGCCGCCTGGTCCTGGGCACCGGCACCCCGCCGTTCGTCCCGGAGGCCTGCGCCGGCCTCGGCGGCGACTTCCTGCACAACTCCGCGTACATGCGACACAAGGCGGAGCTGCAGAAGAAGAAGTCGATCACCCTGGTCGGCTCCGGCCAGAGCGCCGCGGAGATCTACTACGACCTCCTCGCCGAGATCGACGTGCACGGCTACCAGCTCAACTGGGTCACGCGCTCCCCGCGCTTCTTCCCGCTGGAGTACACGAAGCTGACGCTGGAGATGACCTCCCCCGAGTACGTGGACTACTTCCACGCCCTCCCCGAGGACACCCGCTACCGGCTCGAGACCCAGCAGAAGAACCTCTTCAAGGGCATCGACGGCGATCTGATCAACGCCATCTTCGACCTGCTCTACCAGAAGAAGATCACCATGCCGGGCCAGGTGCCGACCACCCTGCTGACCAACACCTCGCTGAACAGCGCGGCGTACGACACCACCACGGGCACCTACACCCTGGGGCTGCGCCAGGAGGAGCAGGAGCGGGACTTCACCCTCGCCTCCGAGGGCCTGGTCCTGGCCACCGGCTACAAGTACCGGGTCCCGGAGTTCCTCGCCCCGGTGCGCGACCGGCTGAACTTCGACGGCCGCGGCCGCCTCGACGCCGCCCGCAACTACAGCGTCGACACCACGGGCCGCGGGGTGTACCTGCAGAACGGCACGACCCACAACCACTCCCTGACCTCCCCCGACCTGGGCATGGCCGCGTACCGCAACGCCTATATCGTCAGTGAGCTCCTCGGCCGCGAGTACTACAAGGTCGAGAAGTCCATCGCGTTCCAGCAGTTCGCAGCCCCGGAAGGCATGCACGCATGA
- a CDS encoding GNAT family N-acetyltransferase yields the protein MSTTGSTAEILYTRNDAALGTFAIRPLDPFADAELLHGWVTHPKASFWMMQDASLPDVEREYMRIAAHEHHQAFIGLHEGRPAFLMETYDPARLELVGLYDAQPGDVGMHFLVAPSDRPLHGFTRAVITTVMAAVFADPEAKRVVVEPDVRNTAVHALNEAVGFVPDRPVQKPEKEALLSFCTREQFAAATGLTKELSI from the coding sequence ATGAGCACCACCGGCTCCACCGCCGAGATCCTGTACACGCGCAACGACGCGGCTCTCGGCACCTTCGCGATCCGCCCGCTGGACCCCTTCGCCGACGCGGAGCTCCTGCACGGCTGGGTCACGCACCCCAAGGCCTCGTTCTGGATGATGCAGGACGCCTCGCTGCCCGACGTCGAGCGCGAGTACATGAGGATCGCGGCCCATGAGCACCACCAGGCGTTCATCGGCCTGCACGAGGGCCGCCCGGCCTTCCTGATGGAGACGTACGACCCGGCCCGCCTGGAGCTCGTCGGCCTGTACGACGCCCAGCCCGGCGACGTCGGCATGCACTTCCTCGTGGCTCCGAGCGACCGGCCGCTGCACGGCTTCACCCGCGCGGTCATCACCACCGTCATGGCCGCCGTGTTCGCCGACCCCGAGGCCAAGCGCGTCGTGGTCGAGCCCGACGTCCGCAACACCGCCGTCCACGCCCTGAACGAGGCCGTCGGCTTCGTGCCCGACCGCCCGGTCCAGAAGCCGGAGAAGGAAGCCCTCCTCAGCTTCTGCACCCGCGAGCAGTTCGCGGCGGCCACCGGTCTCACGAAGGAGCTCTCCATATGA
- a CDS encoding IucA/IucC family protein: protein MSLADAVSHLSPELWARANRALVRKALAEFSHERLLTPELLDCGLYSVLSDDSSVEYRFAATRHALNHWSVDEASIIRLQDGAELALDALDFHIELQESLGLSAEVLPVYLEEISSTLAGSGFKYTKPQISSAVLAKSSFQDIETGMTEGHPCFVANNGRLGFGVHEYLSYAPEAASPVHLVWVAARKDVSTFTAGAGLDHDSFMRDELGEETIAAFSAKMADLGLDLADYHLFPVHPWQWWNKTTITFAAEIANRRLVLLGEGTDAYLAQQSIRTFFNTSAPEKHYVKTAISVLNMGFMRGLSAAYMEATPAINDWLHQLIGADPVLRSVDFSIIRERAAIGYHHRQYERATDRYSPYRKMLAALWRESPVNSLQGDERLATMASLLHVDAEGRSFVGALIEESGLTPAEWLRSYLRAYLVPLLHCFYQYDLAYMPHGENTILVIEGGVVKRAIFKDIAEEIVVMDPDAVLPPAVERVRADIPEDMKLLSIFTDVFDCFFRFLGPILATEGICEEETFWRAVADCAHEYQDSVPALSERFERYDLFAEEFQLSCLNRLQLRNNKQMVDLADPSAALQLIGTLKNPVAPFAARR, encoded by the coding sequence ATGAGCCTCGCCGACGCCGTCTCCCACCTCTCCCCCGAGCTGTGGGCCCGCGCCAACCGCGCCCTGGTCCGCAAGGCCCTCGCCGAGTTCTCCCACGAGCGCCTGCTGACCCCCGAGCTCCTGGACTGCGGCCTCTACTCGGTCCTGAGCGACGACTCCTCGGTGGAGTACCGCTTCGCGGCCACCCGGCACGCCCTGAACCACTGGTCGGTGGACGAGGCGTCGATCATCCGCCTCCAGGACGGCGCCGAGCTCGCGCTGGACGCCCTCGACTTCCACATCGAGCTCCAGGAGTCCCTCGGCCTCAGCGCCGAGGTCCTGCCCGTCTACCTGGAGGAGATCTCCTCCACCCTGGCCGGCTCGGGGTTCAAGTACACGAAGCCGCAGATCTCCTCCGCCGTCCTCGCGAAGTCCTCCTTCCAGGACATCGAGACCGGCATGACCGAGGGCCACCCCTGCTTCGTCGCGAACAACGGCCGCCTCGGCTTCGGCGTGCACGAGTACCTCTCGTACGCCCCGGAGGCCGCGAGCCCGGTCCACCTGGTGTGGGTGGCGGCCCGCAAGGACGTCTCCACCTTCACGGCGGGCGCGGGCCTGGACCACGACTCGTTCATGCGCGACGAGCTGGGCGAGGAGACGATCGCGGCCTTCTCCGCGAAGATGGCCGACCTCGGCCTGGACCTGGCGGACTACCACCTGTTCCCGGTCCACCCCTGGCAGTGGTGGAACAAGACCACCATCACCTTCGCCGCCGAGATCGCCAACCGCCGCCTGGTCCTGCTGGGCGAGGGCACGGACGCCTACCTGGCGCAGCAGTCGATCCGCACCTTCTTCAACACCAGCGCCCCCGAGAAGCACTACGTCAAGACGGCGATCTCGGTGCTGAACATGGGCTTCATGCGGGGCCTGTCGGCCGCGTACATGGAGGCCACCCCGGCCATCAACGACTGGCTCCACCAGCTGATCGGGGCGGACCCGGTGCTGCGGTCCGTCGACTTCTCGATCATCCGCGAGCGCGCGGCGATCGGCTACCACCACCGCCAGTACGAGCGCGCCACCGACCGGTACTCCCCGTACCGCAAGATGCTGGCCGCCCTCTGGCGCGAGTCCCCGGTGAACTCCCTCCAGGGCGACGAGCGCCTGGCCACCATGGCCTCGCTCCTCCACGTCGACGCCGAGGGCAGGTCCTTCGTCGGCGCCCTCATCGAGGAGTCGGGCCTCACCCCCGCCGAGTGGCTGCGCTCGTACCTGCGCGCCTACCTGGTCCCGCTGCTGCACTGCTTCTACCAGTACGACCTCGCGTACATGCCGCACGGCGAGAACACCATCCTCGTCATCGAGGGCGGCGTGGTGAAGCGGGCGATCTTCAAGGACATCGCCGAGGAGATCGTGGTCATGGACCCGGACGCGGTGCTGCCGCCCGCGGTCGAGCGGGTCCGGGCGGACATCCCGGAGGACATGAAGCTGCTGTCGATCTTCACGGACGTCTTCGACTGCTTCTTCCGCTTCCTGGGCCCGATCCTGGCGACGGAAGGCATCTGCGAGGAGGAGACCTTCTGGCGGGCGGTCGCGGACTGCGCCCACGAGTACCAGGACTCCGTGCCGGCCCTGTCGGAGCGCTTCGAGCGCTACGACCTGTTCGCCGAGGAGTTCCAGCTGTCCTGCCTGAACCGCCTCCAGCTGCGCAACAACAAGCAGATGGTCGACCTCGCCGACCCGTCCGCCGCGCTCCAGCTGATCGGCACCCTGAAGAACCCCGTCGCGCCGTTCGCCGCACGGCGGTAA
- a CDS encoding beta-N-acetylhexosaminidase yields MRVLRRTLGTLLVLSVLGTAVSCTAARGDDARPGDDAPAALTPFERLLPAPLSARAEGPGYSFGAGTVIRTGRPDEEVRRVGELLAEQLRGPSGLPLPVVDGAGGDGIRLRIDEEAEGVGDEGYLLDSGPAGITLTARTPAGLFHAGQTLRQLVPVSGPGTVPGGRVSDRPRFAYRGAMIDIARHFFTVEQVKRYVDQLAQYKVNTLHVHLTDDQGWRLAIDSWPRLAEYGGASEVGGGPGGHWTKDEYRELVAYAGERYVEVVPEIDMPGHTNAALASYAELNCDGKAPERYTGTKVGFSSLCVAKERTYEFVDQVLGELAELTPGRYLHIGGDEAHSTPAADYAAFMDRAQAVVGRHGKTVVGWHQLAAARPAEGAVLQYWGHDRTSAAEKAGVVAAAKAGHPVILSPADRLYLDMKYEAATKPGLSWAGLVPVRRSYSWNPGSYLAGVPESAVLGVEAPLWTETIATRADWELMAFPRVLGLAELGWSPAAALDWASYSLRLAAQGPRMDAQGIAYYRAPDVPWS; encoded by the coding sequence ATGAGAGTCCTGCGACGCACGCTCGGAACCCTCCTCGTCCTCTCCGTTCTCGGCACGGCCGTGTCCTGCACCGCCGCCCGGGGCGACGACGCCAGACCCGGCGACGACGCCCCCGCCGCCCTGACCCCCTTCGAACGGCTGCTGCCGGCGCCCCTCTCCGCACGCGCCGAAGGCCCCGGCTACTCCTTCGGGGCGGGCACGGTCATCCGCACGGGCCGGCCCGACGAGGAGGTCCGGCGGGTCGGCGAGCTCCTCGCGGAGCAGCTGCGCGGCCCCAGCGGGCTGCCGCTGCCGGTGGTCGACGGGGCCGGCGGGGACGGGATCCGGCTGCGGATCGACGAAGAGGCCGAGGGGGTCGGGGACGAGGGGTACCTGCTGGATTCCGGACCGGCCGGGATCACCCTCACCGCGCGGACCCCGGCCGGGCTCTTCCACGCCGGGCAGACGCTGCGGCAGCTCGTACCGGTGTCCGGGCCCGGGACGGTGCCCGGCGGGAGGGTCTCCGACCGGCCGCGCTTCGCGTACCGGGGCGCGATGATCGACATCGCGCGGCACTTCTTCACGGTGGAGCAGGTGAAGAGATACGTGGACCAGCTCGCGCAGTACAAGGTCAACACCCTGCACGTGCACCTGACCGACGACCAGGGGTGGCGCCTGGCGATCGACTCCTGGCCGCGGCTGGCGGAGTACGGGGGCGCCAGCGAGGTCGGCGGCGGGCCCGGCGGGCACTGGACGAAGGACGAGTACCGGGAGCTCGTCGCGTACGCGGGGGAGCGGTACGTGGAAGTGGTCCCGGAGATCGACATGCCGGGGCACACGAACGCCGCGCTCGCCTCGTACGCGGAGCTGAACTGCGACGGGAAGGCCCCGGAGCGGTACACCGGGACCAAGGTGGGCTTCAGCTCGCTGTGCGTGGCCAAGGAGCGGACGTACGAGTTCGTCGACCAGGTGCTCGGCGAGCTGGCGGAGCTGACGCCGGGCCGCTACCTGCACATCGGCGGCGACGAGGCGCACTCCACGCCCGCGGCGGACTACGCCGCGTTCATGGACCGGGCGCAGGCGGTGGTGGGCCGGCACGGGAAGACGGTCGTCGGCTGGCACCAGCTGGCGGCGGCGCGGCCGGCGGAGGGGGCGGTGCTGCAGTACTGGGGGCACGACCGGACGTCCGCCGCGGAGAAGGCCGGGGTCGTGGCGGCCGCGAAGGCCGGGCACCCGGTGATCCTGTCGCCGGCGGACCGGCTGTACCTGGACATGAAGTACGAGGCGGCGACCAAGCCGGGGCTGTCGTGGGCCGGGCTCGTCCCGGTGCGGAGGTCCTACTCCTGGAACCCGGGGAGCTATCTGGCCGGGGTGCCGGAGTCGGCCGTCCTGGGGGTGGAGGCGCCGCTGTGGACGGAGACGATCGCCACGCGGGCGGACTGGGAGCTGATGGCCTTTCCGCGGGTGCTGGGCCTCGCGGAGCTCGGCTGGTCGCCGGCCGCCGCCCTTGACTGGGCGTCGTACAGTCTGCGCCTGGCGGCGCAGGGGCCGCGCATGGATGCGCAGGGCATCGCGTACTACCGGGCGCCGGACGTGCCGTGGTCCTAG